In Halobaculum magnesiiphilum, the following proteins share a genomic window:
- a CDS encoding FG-GAP repeat protein — MVPRRVLLRAVAVSTVGALAGCAGLTDDGDPAEPTDGRSAEPTATDATPTATATPTATLTATRTPEPRSATATSTPNTPATPTAGVASERELGAGVDGFGRAVALSEAAAIVVAEGHGAYAFDAADGWEEPTLLSPAGTDDEGFGGHGVSAAMVDTRAVIGGPSAGPDPNGGAVYLFERNDGEWVQQRRFGSAGDDDTDEFGRSVAFDGSRIVVGDVHRPTTMVPWTGGVEVFAIADGEWRREASLGTDASDLFGTAVAVDGDVLLVGAPYADPDDDRTTGAVYAYEFTDGEWNRRAALSPAEFDGGEHVGQSVALDGDRAVVGAPGDGDGSAVVYEREGREWTQQTRLPAPGGDAEGGFGDVVATADGTAVVAAPDAVEGGRAYAVRGDDWSDPVRLAADVDPDAEFGADVALAGDAALVGAPVFDDASDAYLYDLSSLPNGET, encoded by the coding sequence ATGGTCCCCAGACGAGTCCTCCTCCGAGCTGTCGCCGTGTCGACCGTCGGCGCACTCGCCGGGTGCGCCGGGTTGACCGACGACGGCGATCCCGCGGAACCGACGGACGGACGGTCGGCGGAGCCAACGGCTACCGACGCGACGCCGACCGCGACGGCGACACCGACCGCGACGCTGACCGCGACGCGGACCCCCGAACCGCGGAGCGCGACGGCGACGTCGACGCCGAACACGCCAGCGACGCCGACCGCCGGCGTGGCCTCCGAACGCGAGCTCGGGGCGGGCGTCGACGGGTTCGGCCGCGCCGTCGCGCTCTCGGAGGCGGCGGCGATCGTCGTCGCCGAGGGGCACGGCGCCTACGCGTTCGACGCGGCCGACGGGTGGGAGGAACCGACGTTGCTGTCGCCCGCGGGGACGGACGACGAGGGGTTCGGCGGCCACGGCGTCTCCGCCGCGATGGTCGACACGAGGGCGGTGATCGGCGGGCCGTCCGCGGGGCCGGACCCGAACGGCGGGGCGGTGTACCTCTTCGAGCGCAACGACGGCGAGTGGGTTCAGCAGCGACGGTTCGGGTCCGCCGGCGACGACGACACCGACGAGTTCGGTCGGTCGGTCGCGTTCGACGGCTCGCGGATCGTCGTCGGCGACGTGCACAGGCCCACCACGATGGTGCCGTGGACCGGCGGCGTCGAGGTGTTCGCGATCGCCGACGGGGAGTGGCGTCGCGAGGCGTCGCTCGGGACCGACGCGTCCGACCTGTTCGGGACCGCCGTCGCCGTCGACGGCGACGTTCTCCTCGTCGGCGCCCCGTACGCGGACCCCGATGACGACCGGACGACCGGGGCGGTCTACGCGTACGAGTTCACGGACGGCGAGTGGAACCGGCGTGCGGCGCTGTCGCCCGCGGAGTTCGACGGGGGAGAACACGTCGGTCAGTCGGTCGCCCTCGACGGGGATCGGGCCGTCGTCGGCGCCCCCGGCGACGGCGACGGGAGCGCGGTCGTCTACGAGCGGGAGGGACGCGAGTGGACACAACAAACCAGACTTCCCGCGCCGGGCGGCGACGCCGAGGGCGGGTTCGGGGACGTGGTCGCGACGGCGGACGGAACCGCCGTCGTGGCAGCGCCCGACGCCGTCGAGGGGGGCCGGGCGTACGCCGTCCGTGGCGACGACTGGTCCGACCCCGTCCGCCTCGCCGCCGACGTCGACCCGGACGCCGAGTTCGGGGCCGACGTGGCCCTCGCCGGCGACGCCGCGCTCGTCGGCGCGCCCGTGTTCGACGACGCGAGCGACGCCTACCTCTACGACCTGTCCTCCCTCCCGAACGGCGAGACGTAG
- a CDS encoding VOC family protein gives MAYTLDHVMMRIEDEEESLDWYTEHLDYEIKGEMEGGDFTNYYLGPEDVHDEGALLELTYNHGDHTYELGDAWGHIAVRVEDVEEAYYELMDEGVEDYRPPEENPGYAFVKDPDGHEIEIVERDHGARWSIDHTMIRVEDATEALGYWTRTFEYEHTGRWEADSFANYFMKPEGAAEEAMAMELTYNYDGREYTMGDAWGHVCVRADDLEDDWETLMTRESADYRDPESCDYTYAFTTDPDGHEIELLER, from the coding sequence ATGGCGTACACGCTCGACCACGTGATGATGCGGATCGAGGACGAGGAGGAGTCGCTCGACTGGTACACCGAGCATCTCGACTACGAGATCAAGGGTGAGATGGAGGGCGGCGACTTCACGAACTACTACCTCGGGCCCGAGGACGTGCACGACGAGGGCGCGCTCCTGGAGCTCACCTACAACCACGGCGACCACACCTACGAGCTGGGCGACGCGTGGGGCCACATCGCCGTCCGCGTCGAGGACGTCGAGGAGGCGTACTACGAGCTGATGGACGAGGGCGTCGAGGACTACCGCCCGCCCGAGGAGAACCCCGGCTACGCGTTCGTCAAGGACCCCGACGGCCACGAGATCGAGATCGTCGAGCGCGACCACGGCGCCCGCTGGTCGATCGACCACACGATGATCCGCGTCGAGGACGCCACCGAGGCGCTCGGCTACTGGACCAGGACGTTCGAATACGAACACACCGGCCGCTGGGAGGCCGACTCCTTCGCGAACTACTTCATGAAGCCCGAGGGGGCGGCCGAGGAGGCGATGGCGATGGAGCTCACGTACAACTACGACGGCCGCGAGTACACGATGGGCGACGCGTGGGGTCACGTGTGCGTGCGCGCGGACGACCTCGAAGACGACTGGGAGACCCTGATGACGCGGGAGTCGGCCGACTACCGCGACCCCGAGTCGTGCGACTACACCTACGCGTTCACGACGGACCCCGACGGCCACGAGATCGAGCTGCTGGAGCGGTAA
- a CDS encoding DUF4129 domain-containing protein encodes MTRTRVVPVLIAVVAIAALGVTATSLESTLTTDPDEEINPDWDRLPIGEGDAASIKQEIADGDGEREADRAAADADGEGAEDMGEGDDTIEESSAGDGPAESSNAAADQSNAEPDDGDAGLDSATAPVAGEVSLLDRLLALLATVLRLLWPLVALLAVGAICYRYRGKLLGLFGGGSGAGSTSESASEVEAWPGATPSNVVDRAWVTLVQRVNPDRPETITTAECARLARERNLDTGAVESIATAFERVHYGGASVAEEEDRAREGLRRLAGSDGADGENG; translated from the coding sequence ATGACCCGGACACGAGTTGTCCCGGTGCTGATCGCCGTGGTGGCGATCGCCGCGCTGGGCGTCACGGCGACCTCCCTGGAGAGCACGCTGACGACGGATCCCGACGAGGAGATCAACCCGGATTGGGATCGCCTGCCGATCGGCGAGGGCGACGCGGCCAGCATCAAACAGGAGATAGCCGACGGCGACGGGGAGCGCGAAGCTGACCGAGCGGCGGCGGACGCAGACGGTGAGGGGGCTGAAGACATGGGAGAGGGGGACGATACGATCGAGGAGTCGAGCGCAGGTGATGGACCGGCGGAGTCGTCGAACGCCGCGGCCGACCAGTCGAACGCCGAACCCGACGACGGCGACGCGGGACTCGATTCGGCGACGGCTCCCGTGGCCGGCGAGGTGTCGCTCCTCGACCGCCTGCTGGCCCTACTCGCGACAGTACTGCGACTCCTCTGGCCACTCGTCGCGCTGCTCGCGGTCGGAGCGATCTGCTATCGCTACCGCGGGAAGCTTCTCGGACTCTTCGGCGGCGGATCGGGGGCGGGGTCGACGAGCGAGTCCGCTTCCGAGGTCGAGGCGTGGCCCGGGGCCACCCCGTCGAACGTCGTCGATCGGGCGTGGGTAACGTTGGTGCAGCGGGTGAACCCCGACCGGCCGGAAACGATCACGACCGCCGAGTGCGCGAGGCTCGCTCGCGAGCGAAACCTGGACACCGGCGCCGTCGAGTCGATCGCGACGGCGTTCGAACGCGTCCACTACGGCGGCGCCTCCGTCGCCGAGGAGGAAGATCGCGCCAGAGAGGGGCTCCGGCGACTCGCCGGGTCGGACGGCGCGGACGGTGAGAACGGATGA
- a CDS encoding DUF7269 family protein — protein sequence MTDRGVDDGTERADGRRWRVLAVRLIRGVLLLAGLAVSGVGVAVVFDPEAERLIPVEAAITTLGSDYVVVAVVGLLAVGLSVLVVAARAVRGVDEADPPLVEAVQSATYPGERLDRSTGGSEHRRAGDPPSDDRRERLSEAAVRATMRADGCSRSVAERRVAEGSWTTDPVAVRSLSDARDGGGWGWRGRNGSLDAQAVRRTVDAIVRLTDERGTDREDERDSGVSE from the coding sequence ATGACCGACCGCGGGGTCGACGACGGGACCGAACGCGCCGACGGGCGTCGGTGGCGAGTCCTCGCCGTACGCCTGATCCGTGGCGTGCTCCTCCTGGCGGGACTCGCGGTGTCGGGTGTCGGCGTCGCCGTCGTGTTCGATCCCGAGGCGGAACGACTGATCCCGGTCGAGGCGGCGATCACGACGCTCGGAAGCGACTACGTGGTCGTCGCGGTCGTCGGGCTGCTGGCAGTCGGACTCTCGGTGCTCGTCGTCGCCGCTCGCGCCGTTCGGGGCGTCGACGAGGCGGATCCACCCCTTGTCGAGGCGGTGCAGTCGGCCACCTACCCCGGCGAGCGACTGGATCGGTCCACCGGGGGGTCCGAGCACCGCCGAGCCGGGGATCCCCCGAGCGACGACCGCCGCGAGCGACTCAGCGAAGCTGCGGTTCGCGCGACGATGCGTGCGGACGGCTGCTCGCGGAGCGTCGCCGAACGACGGGTCGCCGAGGGGAGTTGGACGACCGATCCCGTTGCGGTCCGCTCGCTGTCCGACGCTCGCGACGGCGGTGGATGGGGATGGAGGGGCCGCAACGGGAGTCTGGACGCGCAGGCGGTCCGGCGAACCGTCGACGCGATCGTCCGGTTGACCGACGAGAGGGGCACAGACCGCGAAGACGAGCGTGATTCTGGGGTGAGTGAGTAG
- a CDS encoding DUF58 domain-containing protein, protein MTGPFGTFSRPFASSRSAPSIDAERTNGAEDGAGENGQVANGRTAGGQAAGRQISDGRATEERTPTVRSTGRWRGIVAVALLAVAVGVLAKRPSLLLVGAVGVAFAAYPLVTAPPDPDLSVSRVVDPESPADGDAVHVRTTVRNEGDGTLFDLRVVDGTPAMLSVCGGSPRCATMLRPGEEVTVEYRVRARPGRHRFQPTTLLCRDAGGSVEVETAVAAETTIECSARVPTAPLRARSRPRSGPLVTDEAGEGIEFHSVTEYERGDPARRIDWRRFARTGELTSVAFRTERLADVVICVDARPEAYRASDSSEPHAVAHAVDAAGRLGDVLLDANHRVGLAAFGRASCLLAPGNGVDHADRFRRYLASDPAFSLTPPPSVRARRTQPGTDAGDPRATDGVILDRQLSELRAHVGTNTQVILLTPLCDDEAHRIAQRIESDGPAVTVVSPDVTTGRTPGGRLARLERDHRLTTLRNAGIPAVDWDPDEPLGAALATVERGIR, encoded by the coding sequence GTGACCGGGCCCTTCGGGACGTTCAGCCGACCGTTCGCCTCTTCCCGTTCCGCTCCGAGCATCGACGCCGAGCGGACGAACGGGGCCGAGGACGGAGCCGGCGAGAACGGACAAGTCGCGAACGGCCGGACCGCGGGTGGGCAAGCCGCGGGCAGGCAGATCTCGGACGGCCGAGCAACGGAGGAGCGGACGCCGACGGTTCGGTCGACCGGTCGGTGGCGTGGCATCGTGGCCGTCGCGCTGCTCGCGGTGGCCGTCGGCGTCCTGGCGAAGCGACCCTCGCTCCTGCTGGTCGGGGCTGTCGGCGTCGCCTTCGCCGCCTACCCGCTCGTCACGGCGCCCCCCGATCCCGACCTCTCGGTGAGCCGTGTCGTCGACCCCGAGTCGCCGGCGGACGGAGACGCCGTCCACGTGCGGACGACGGTTCGCAACGAGGGGGACGGGACGCTGTTCGATCTCCGCGTCGTCGACGGGACGCCGGCGATGCTCTCAGTTTGCGGGGGATCCCCCCGCTGTGCGACGATGCTCCGGCCGGGCGAGGAGGTGACCGTCGAGTACCGGGTGCGCGCCCGGCCGGGTCGCCACCGGTTCCAGCCGACGACGCTGCTGTGTCGCGACGCCGGCGGATCGGTCGAAGTCGAGACCGCAGTCGCCGCCGAGACGACGATCGAGTGTTCGGCCCGGGTCCCCACGGCCCCGTTGCGCGCCCGGAGCCGCCCGCGGAGCGGTCCGCTCGTCACCGACGAGGCGGGCGAGGGGATCGAGTTCCACTCCGTCACGGAGTACGAACGGGGTGACCCCGCGAGACGCATCGACTGGCGGCGGTTCGCGCGGACGGGCGAGCTCACGTCGGTGGCGTTCCGAACCGAGCGGCTCGCGGACGTGGTGATCTGCGTGGACGCACGACCCGAAGCCTACCGCGCGAGCGACTCGTCCGAACCCCACGCGGTCGCACACGCCGTGGACGCCGCCGGACGCCTCGGCGACGTGCTCTTGGACGCGAATCACCGGGTGGGCCTGGCGGCGTTTGGCCGGGCGAGTTGTCTGCTCGCTCCCGGGAACGGCGTCGATCACGCCGACCGGTTCCGTCGATACCTGGCGTCGGATCCGGCGTTCTCACTGACCCCACCGCCGTCGGTCCGCGCGAGGCGAACGCAGCCCGGCACGGACGCCGGCGACCCGCGGGCGACCGACGGCGTCATCCTGGACCGCCAGCTCTCCGAACTTCGCGCACACGTCGGGACGAACACTCAGGTGATCCTGTTGACCCCGCTGTGTGACGACGAGGCCCATCGAATCGCCCAGCGCATCGAGAGCGACGGCCCCGCGGTGACCGTCGTCAGCCCCGATGTCACGACCGGACGAACCCCCGGCGGCCGGCTCGCCCGGCTGGAGCGCGATCACCGCCTGACGACGCTCCGGAACGCCGGCATCCCCGCCGTCGACTGGGACCCGGACGAGCCGCTGGGGGCGGCGCTGGCGACCGTCGAACGGGGGATCCGGTGA
- a CDS encoding DUF7519 family protein, which produces MTAATSPADRFLRHPTVVSGVIAVAVGAVAVGLIAETALQRRILLAALVGVASFGLGGRLWHRGRGVAGVGLAACGCLVVVAAAGYAVTEPPRITQRLELLPGILGLWVLAAALVPMRFRRSRLLVDVGSGLLFVAVLTSGVVRGASTTALVVAAGATILAWDAAENAVSLGGQIGSHPETATVRAELAHVLLSGGLAVAAVVAVLGVTRLGVDSLPLAALVALLVAAVALLLASHR; this is translated from the coding sequence GTGACGGCCGCCACGTCGCCAGCGGACCGATTCCTCCGGCATCCGACCGTCGTGAGCGGCGTCATCGCCGTCGCCGTCGGCGCCGTCGCGGTGGGATTGATCGCCGAGACGGCGCTCCAGCGGCGGATCCTGCTGGCGGCGCTCGTCGGCGTGGCCTCCTTCGGCCTCGGCGGCCGGCTGTGGCACCGGGGCCGCGGTGTCGCCGGCGTCGGCTTGGCGGCGTGCGGGTGCCTGGTCGTCGTCGCCGCGGCGGGCTACGCCGTCACGGAACCCCCACGGATCACTCAACGGCTCGAACTGCTGCCCGGGATACTGGGGCTGTGGGTGCTCGCCGCGGCGCTCGTGCCGATGCGGTTCCGCCGGAGTCGGCTCCTTGTCGATGTCGGGTCCGGACTGTTGTTCGTCGCGGTGCTCACGAGCGGCGTCGTCCGCGGGGCGTCCACGACGGCGCTCGTGGTCGCGGCGGGGGCGACGATCCTCGCGTGGGACGCCGCCGAGAACGCCGTGTCGCTCGGGGGGCAGATCGGTTCCCACCCTGAGACGGCCACCGTCCGGGCGGAACTCGCACACGTGCTGCTCAGCGGCGGGCTCGCCGTCGCCGCCGTCGTGGCCGTCCTCGGGGTGACCCGTCTCGGCGTCGACAGCCTCCCGCTCGCGGCCCTCGTCGCACTGCTCGTCGCCGCCGTCGCGTTGCTGCTGGCCTCCCACCGGTGA
- a CDS encoding AAA family ATPase has product MEPEAVRRQCEELLDQIAGAVVTERSTLRTILVGILADGHVLLEDVPGTGKTLTARSFADALGVSFSRVQFTPDLLPSDVVGSNVFDEATREFEFRPGPVFANVMLGDEINRAPPKTQAALLEAMEEGQVTVDGDAYALPDPFVVIATQNPVEMDGTFELPVAQKDRFMVKTTLGYPDRSGELELIDRRASRRSKSASVERVCTPERLDRLREAPETVRVEQAVREYLVDIARATREHERIRTGVSPRGVQKFFETIRAHAALEGRDYATPDDVKTMARPVLSHRLVVTPDARVDGVETTNIVSEILSDVPVPQLDG; this is encoded by the coding sequence ATGGAACCGGAGGCCGTACGGCGACAGTGTGAGGAACTCCTCGATCAGATCGCCGGCGCCGTCGTCACCGAGCGGTCGACGCTGCGGACCATCCTCGTCGGGATCCTCGCGGACGGGCACGTCCTGCTCGAGGACGTCCCGGGGACGGGAAAGACGCTCACCGCGCGGTCGTTCGCGGACGCGCTCGGCGTGTCGTTCTCGCGCGTGCAGTTCACGCCCGACCTCCTTCCCTCGGACGTCGTCGGCTCGAACGTCTTCGACGAGGCGACGCGGGAGTTCGAGTTCCGCCCCGGGCCCGTCTTCGCGAACGTCATGCTGGGTGACGAGATCAACCGCGCCCCGCCGAAGACGCAGGCGGCGCTGCTGGAGGCGATGGAGGAGGGACAGGTCACCGTCGACGGCGACGCGTACGCGCTCCCCGACCCGTTCGTCGTCATCGCGACGCAGAACCCCGTCGAGATGGACGGCACGTTCGAACTCCCGGTCGCCCAGAAGGACCGGTTCATGGTCAAGACCACCCTGGGGTACCCCGACCGGTCGGGCGAACTCGAACTGATCGACCGCCGGGCGTCGCGGCGGTCGAAGTCGGCGTCGGTCGAACGGGTCTGCACCCCGGAACGGCTCGACCGACTGCGGGAGGCGCCCGAGACGGTCCGCGTGGAGCAGGCCGTCCGCGAGTACCTCGTCGACATCGCCCGCGCGACCCGGGAACACGAACGCATCCGGACGGGCGTCTCGCCGCGGGGCGTCCAGAAGTTCTTCGAGACGATCCGCGCCCACGCCGCCCTCGAAGGACGAGACTACGCGACGCCCGACGACGTCAAGACGATGGCGCGGCCGGTCCTCTCCCACCGGCTCGTCGTCACCCCCGACGCTCGCGTCGACGGCGTCGAGACGACGAACATCGTCTCGGAGATCCTCTCGGACGTGCCCGTCCCGCAGCTGGACGGCTGA
- a CDS encoding AI-2E family transporter, whose product MNEKRLVVALFGLAVAVVIGALAYRFIAAFTVSVFLYYSTRRYHRFLARFRLPPRVRAGIVLASLAIPLILLISYAGVLLVVEARQFVADTALVSAAASNIAWFAAIERIPEFTVQGIYEAYRSGDLEPFVEFATDNATFLTQVVSEFVLNLFVVTIVTYYLLVDGDRISDWLLRFDDDAIVREYLEAVDRELEAVLFGNLLNVVAISLIAIATFSAYNALVPVGVRVPYPALAGALTGIASLVPIVGMKIVYLPVTAAMAVPPLLDGSFSELGYVFAFLVVAVVVVDTIPDLVLRPLLSGDETHVGLLMLAYTLGPVVLGFYGLFFAPIVLVIGLTFANTALPRLLGADDAQTTLTDSDAEDGGDPEDDDRGRDDDSSPGIDGDAGAGVDEGADAGVDPDPTG is encoded by the coding sequence ATGAACGAGAAGCGTCTCGTCGTCGCGCTGTTCGGGCTCGCGGTCGCGGTCGTCATCGGAGCGCTCGCGTACCGCTTCATCGCGGCGTTCACCGTCTCGGTGTTCCTCTACTACTCGACGAGACGGTATCACCGCTTCCTGGCGCGGTTCCGGCTCCCGCCCCGCGTCCGGGCCGGGATCGTGCTCGCGTCGCTGGCGATCCCGTTGATCCTGCTCATCAGCTACGCGGGGGTCCTGCTGGTCGTCGAGGCGAGACAGTTCGTCGCCGACACCGCGCTGGTGAGCGCGGCGGCCTCGAACATCGCGTGGTTCGCCGCGATCGAGCGCATCCCCGAGTTCACCGTCCAGGGGATCTACGAGGCGTACCGGTCTGGCGATCTGGAGCCGTTCGTCGAGTTCGCGACCGACAACGCCACCTTCCTCACCCAGGTCGTCTCGGAGTTCGTGCTCAACCTGTTCGTCGTCACCATCGTCACCTACTACCTGCTCGTCGACGGCGACCGCATCAGCGACTGGCTGCTCCGGTTCGACGACGACGCGATCGTCCGCGAGTACCTGGAGGCCGTGGACCGCGAGCTGGAGGCGGTGTTGTTCGGCAACCTCCTGAACGTGGTCGCCATCTCGCTCATCGCGATCGCGACGTTCAGCGCGTACAACGCCCTCGTCCCGGTGGGCGTCCGCGTGCCGTACCCGGCGCTTGCTGGCGCGCTCACGGGGATCGCGAGCCTCGTCCCCATCGTCGGCATGAAGATCGTCTACCTCCCGGTGACGGCGGCGATGGCGGTCCCGCCGCTGCTCGACGGGTCGTTCTCGGAGCTGGGGTACGTGTTCGCCTTCCTCGTCGTCGCGGTGGTCGTCGTCGACACGATCCCGGACCTCGTGCTCCGGCCGCTGTTGAGCGGCGACGAGACCCACGTCGGCCTGCTGATGCTCGCGTACACCCTCGGCCCGGTGGTACTCGGCTTCTACGGGCTGTTCTTCGCGCCGATCGTGCTCGTGATCGGGCTGACGTTCGCGAACACCGCCCTCCCGCGGCTGCTCGGCGCCGACGACGCCCAGACGACGCTGACCGATTCCGACGCCGAGGACGGGGGCGACCCCGAGGACGACGACCGCGGGCGCGACGACGATTCGAGCCCGGGTATCGACGGGGACGCCGGCGCGGGTGTCGACGAGGGTGCCGACGCGGGCGTCGACCCCGATCCGACCG